In Aegilops tauschii subsp. strangulata cultivar AL8/78 chromosome 3, Aet v6.0, whole genome shotgun sequence, one genomic interval encodes:
- the LOC109757139 gene encoding uncharacterized protein, whose amino-acid sequence MQRTRPASALPVSLSAVEQRRQCGTQRLGRSDGFLRRGRRALASLPTSSSYSSSVALVSSVEPAGAEGMRTEVAQIRAVTTTGAPHPLHVPLPNPPLPPWPAARDPNHIRGSSHGPPSLFPCCRSTGSEAEGPGAGGSRWVLGDIGNIVPAHVLEGNIQLPTGITPITRSFSAEL is encoded by the exons ATGCAGCGGACTCGGCCTGCATCGGCGTTGCCGGTGTCCCTCTCCGCTGTCGAGCAGCGGCGGCAGTGCGGGACACAGCGGCTCGGCCGCAGTGATGGATTTCTCCGACGTGGCCGGCGGGCGCTCGCCTCGCTGCCCACGTCGTCCTCCTACTCCTCCTCAGTGGCACTCGTCAGTTCGGTGGAGCCAGCGGGCGCCGAGGGCATGCGGACGGAGGTGGCGCAGATCCGGGCGGTAACAACGACGGGCGCCCCACATCCCCTTCACGTGCCGCTGCCCAATCCTCCTCTGCCTCCATGGCCTGCAGCAAGGGATCCCAATCATATCCGTGGGTCATCGCATGGTCCACCGTCGTTGTTCCCTTG CTGCCGCAGTACCGGCAGCGAAGCTGAAGGCCCCGGTGCGGGAGGAAGCAGGTGGGTGCTCGGCGACATCGGCAACATCGTCCCTGCCCACGTCCTCGAGGG CAATATCCAGCTACCGACGGGGATCACTCCAATCACCAGGAGCTTCAGCGCTGAGCTCTGA